The genome window CATTACCCAAGATAATAAGGGGAAAATACCCTAGGAAATTGGAGGATATTCCACCAATTATTAGCCCAGCTAGAGGTGGTGAAGTTCAAATTACTAGGGGATGTCCTAGAGGCTGTTGGTTCTGTTCAGTAACTCCGGATACATTCATTTCTTTCCCAATAGACTACATAATGAAAGAGGTACAAGTTAATATGAAAGCTGGAATTAAGGATGTTAGTCTAATAACTGATGACATGTTACTATATGGAACTAAAAGGCTTAATGAGGTTAATCATGATGCCATAATAAGGTTATACACTGAGTTGAAGAGAGCTGGAGTGGACTATATAAATTTTGCCCATATTTCCGCCGCACCAGTCAAGTTAAGTCCTAAGACTGTTAAGGCTATGAGTGAGATAGCTGAATGGAATGAGGAAAGGGCTGTTTCTCCAGTGGTAGGACTTGAGACTGGAAGTGAAAAAATATTTAATAAGTATATGAAAATGAAGGCATTTCCATGGAACTACACTCATTGGAAGGATTTAATAGTCGAAGCAACTGCAATAATGAACGAAAGTTACATCTTCCCTTGTTATACGATGACAATAGGATATCCAGAAGAGACTGACAAAGACGTAGAGGATTCAATAAAGTTAGTAGAATACATCATAGATCATGAACCAATTGCATGGATATTCCCATTGCCAGTTATACCAATGGGATTATCTAAAATTAGGGATAATCCTTTACCTGCATTAGAGAGATTACCATCTAGATATTGGGATTTGTTATATCTCTCATGGAAATATGATTTGAAGATTACTAGAAGACTTGGAAATGCAATAGCGTATACTAGTAAGAATCCATTCATAAGATCAATTGTAACGTATATGATCGATAAAGTGTTTAACACTATAGAGTGGTATTTTGAAAGACTTAAGGAAACTAAAGGAAAGTCAGCCTTAGAGTATAAAGACCTAAATCTAGATACTACTTATGGCGTTATTTGGTCAATATTTCAACTATTCAAACTAGCTTTCTCTTCTTCCTCACTAAGTAAGTGAATGATTCGGGAAAAAATAATTTCAACTTTTAGTATAGATTTTTTCTAGAACTGCTTTGTTTTCAGAATTTGACTTAATCCTAATAATATAAGATAAGCACCAAGCAATCCGATAGAACTAACAAACATCTCTGAAAATATTTCAATCGGTTCACTATGTGCAATACCAATTATAAACGCAACTAAAACCCACGTTAAAATCAATGTTCCTCCCCTCTTCATGGTTCTATTATTATAGATATTACTGGCCCCTAGGTATCCTAGTCCTATTAAAAATACTCCCGCCAGTGACACCAAATCTCCACCTATCACAATTCTACCAGCTATAGGGATAACACCTTGTTGTGACTTAATTAGGATAAGAGCTATTAAGCCAGCTAAGACTAATATGTAGCCTACTACTGCAATAGTACCTCCAAGCGTTCCTTTATTTAACCGCTTTCCAGAAGTGGTCAGTAATTTAAATCCCTCTCTTATTCTTAATAAAGAGAGTATAAATATGGGCAATAAAACTGCCTCAGTAATTAAGGCAATCTCCGCGTAAACCCCTGAACGGGCTAGCATGCTATTAATTGTTAGAGGTAAATGAAACACTGAGATTAATATTAGGAAAATTACAGCTGACATTAGAATGTCTAGGATGGAATAAATTAAGAAATAGTTAGCTCCTTTCCTAATATCTTCTAATCCTACTTTCTCGGTATTTTATTGTGGCATAATAAAGTTAGTTTTTCTATATAAAAAACTTTTCTATTATGCTTTTTTAATTAATTGCTATAATAAGAAATTAATGACGCGGTTTTTAGGAACTCACCTATTATTGGAAAAAGGCATACCAGACCAGAGCTTTAATGGATGCTTAAAAAATTGAAACTAATTAGAGAAAAAGGTATTTAATTAGCTAATTTAATAGTAACATATGAGTTCGTGTGAGATCTTTCCATTAATTTCAAAGTTAAGTGCCGAAGGGAAGCGCTTTGCAATAGTTTCAATTTATAAGGGAAATAGACTAGAGAGAACTTTAGTATCAGATGGAAAAGTACTCCTTGGAAGTCTAGATAAAGAAGTAATTGGACTTGCAATGGAAGCATTGGAAAAGGGTGAAGTTATTCAAAAGGATATAGAAGGTGGAAAATTAGTCATTGAACCGATAGAACCTAGACCGGGTATTATCGTAGTGGGATCTGGTATTATTGCTAAGTTTATAGCCAAATTAGCTGTAGATATGGGTTATTACGTTGCAGTAGTGGGTTCTGGAGACGTTAAGGAAGAGGACTTCCCTGGAGTTTACGCCATCTCAAATGATCTCAGCCTACTAGAACAAATGGTAGACGAGGATTCAATTGTAATTGTAGCAAATGAGGGAGGTAAACCGTATGATATAGATGCATTATATATTGCAATGAAAAACAAGGCTAGATTTGTGGGACTATTAGCTAGTCAAAAGAGAGCAGCTTTAATGATTTCACTACTAATGAAGAGAAATATTCCATTAGAGGAAATTAAGAAAAAACTACACTCTCCACTAGGTTTAGATATTGGTTCAAAGACTTCAGAGGAGATAGCTTTGAGCATATTATCTGAGGTGGTTATGGAACTTAGGGGAGGTACGGGGAAAAGATTACAAGAAGTGAAGAATCCTTATCTTCTACTAGACGATGCTTTAGCTGGAAAGATTGAGGATAAATGTATGTTTGTACCTAAGTCTTTAAGTCAACAGTGAATATATTAACAATCAATTCCTTTTTTAACACATGAAAGCAGCAATTCTTACACAGTTTAATTCGCCTTTTATCATAGGGAATGCTGAGCCTAAAGGTGTAGGAGTTAAAGTAAATGTAGCGTATACTGGAATATGTGGAAGAGATTTAGTTATATGGAAGGGCGGATTTAAAAACCTCAAATTACCCTTAATCTTAGGACATGAAATAGTAGGCTACTATAAGGGAAAACCAGTTGCAGTTTATCCAAACTTAAATTGTGGAAGCTGTGAGTACTGCAAAAGCGGGAAGGAGAATCTGTGTGATAATGCTAGAATTTTGGGAGAAGGGGAGATAACTGGAGGATACGCTGAGGAGATTATTGTTCCGGAAAGGAACATTATACCCTTACCAGATGATAAACTTGAAAAATATGCTGCTACGATGGACCCTATAGCCACTGCAATTCACGCGACCAAGCTTGCAAATTTAAATAAAGATAGTAAAGTTTTAGTAACTGGTGCAGGTGGAGGAGTAGGTATTCATCTTATTCAATACTTGAAACTTTTAGGTATATCAAACGTTTACGGGCTATCCTCTAAAGGTGAAAGGTTACGAGAATTGGGAGTAGCACCCATTAGTGATATAAAAGGTGAAAAGTTTGATGTTGTCTTCGAACTAGTAGGTTCTAAAACTATAAACGATTCTCTAAGGGCATTAAAAAAGGAGGGTACCCTAGTTTTGATTGGAAATACTGAGGGTGAGCCAATAACACTGTTAAGACCTGCGATGACTATAATGAGACAGCATAAAATTATAGGTTCAGCGTCCTATACTAAGTCAGAATACGAGGAAGCCATTAAATTGGTGGGAGAAGGTAAAATTAAAGCTATATATGAGATCTACGAACTAGAAAGGATAAATGAGGCATATAGGAAAATGATGGAGAGAAAGATTCTTGGAAGAGCTGTATTAAAGGTAATATAACCTTCTTCGTACATGTAGTTCTTATAAGGTGTTAACCTTAATATTATATTTTTGCGTTGTTTTTTCTCTGTTTTCACAGAATCAATACATTAGTTTCTGAGATAATTATATGTAAAAATATAGGCTGAAATAAAACATAATGATAGAAAGAGTTATAATCAGTCTAGTTGGTCATTAGAATATATGGTCTTACCTTTCAGTAGTGTGGAAGCATTTTCTATAAACATTTCTGAAAAACATGAATTATTTAGGAGAGCAGTAAGAGAATTCATGGAAAGGGATGTTGCGCCATACGTAGAAAAGGGTGAAAAAGAAGGTACGGTACCGAAGGAAGTATTGGAAAAGGCTAAGGATATTGGTCTATATGGTGTTGCGGTACCAGAACAGTACGGTGGACAAGGTGGAGATACGTTAATGACAGCAATAGCACAAGAGGAAATATCAAGAGTTTGGGCTTCACTGTCTACGAGAATATCTGTTGGAGGTCTATTCATGACTCCAATATTGCTTTTCGGTAATGAAGAACAGAAGAAAAAGTACGTTACTCCAGTGGCTAGGGGAGATAAAGTCGCAGCTTTTGCTAATACTGAACCAGCAGCTGGATCAGACGTTGCAGGAATACAGACAGTAGCTAAAAAGATAAATGGTAAATACGTTATTAATGGTAGGAAGATCTTTATCACTAATGGTGGAATAGCTGATTACTACATAGTTACAGCTAGGACGTCACCACCAGAGCCTAATGCTAGATGGAAAGGAATATCAATGTTTATAGTAGAAAGAGAATGGAAAGGAGTTAAGGTATTAAACAGAATTGAGACTATGGGATTAAGAGCTTCAAACACTGCTGAGTTAGCCTTTGAAGATGTTGAAGTCCCTGCAGAAAATCTATTGGGAGAAGAGGGTAATGGATTCAAGTACGCAATGGCGACTTTCGATAGAACAAGGGTTGGTGTTGCTGCTCAAGGAGTTGGTGTTGCTCAAGCTGCTTTAGAGAGAATGGTTGCATATTCGACTCAGAGGTTTGCTTTCCAAAGTCCATTAATAGGATTTCAAATGGTTCAAGAAAAGATAGCCGAATCATTAACTGAAGTAAATACTGCAAGATTACTTACATACTGGGCAGCCAGTTTATTTGACCGTGGTCTTGAGAATGAGGCTATAGTAGCAGCCTCAATGGCAAAATTATACGCTACAGATATCGCAGAGAAGGTCGCGATTAGGGCTATAACTGTTCATGGAGGATATGGTGTAGCTACTTCTACTGGTGTCGAGAGATTGTTAAGAGATGTCGAAGTAATGAGAATATATGAAGGGGCCAACGATATTCAGAAACTTGTTATATTAAGGGAAACTGCGAGAAGACTCCTCGGAATCAAGATGTAAAATTTTTTATAGATGTTTTTCTAAGTATTATAACATGAATAGCGAATATTACGAATACCAATTAACAATAGATAAGATATTAGATTCTGGTTCTAGAAGTTTTCCAGATAGAGAAATAGTTTACAGAGATATTAGAAGATACACATTTAGATCTTTCGCTAATTCTGTAAGAAGATTTGCAAACGGATTAAGAAAGATAGGAGTTAAGAAAGGAGAAAAGATAGGAGTTATAGATTGGGATACTGATGTCTACATGCACAACTATTACGCAATACCAATGATAGGTGGAGTGCTACATACAGTGAATATCAGATATCCCTTAGAGTTAATAGCTAAGACCATATTACATGCAGAGGATAAGTATTTAGTAGTAAGAGATGAGTTCCTTCCACTTATAGAAAAGGCGAAGGGAATAATGCCAGTAGGGATAAAAATAATATCCTACAGTGATTCTAAGGAAAAAGTGAGAAGCTCATTAAATACGATAGATTTTTGGGAATTGATTGAATCAAATGAGCCATTAGAAGAGGAAATTAACGTTAATGAAAACGATATGGCAACGATTTTTTACACTTCTGGTACTACAGGTGAGCCAAAGGGCGTATGGTTTAACCATAGGAAGATAGTATTACATGCTATGAGTGTAAGCTTGGTTGGAGCTAGACCTCCCTTAAGTTTGACCTCAAACGATGTATATATGATCCTAGTTCCTATGTTTCACGTTCACGCCTGGGGATATCCATATGTGGCACTAATGGCTGGAGTTAAATACGTATTGCCAGGTAAATACGATTACAGTTTTATACTAAAGTTAATGGATAAGGAGAACGTAACTTATTCAGCAATGGTACCAACTATACTGTACCTATTACTAACGAATCCCGATGCTCCTAAGTATCTCCATGTATTTAAGAGGTGGAAGGTCACAATAGGAGGTTCAGCATTACCGGAGGGATTAGCTAAAAAGGCTAAAGAGTTGGGTATTACAGTAATAGGAGGATATGGTCTATCTGAAACTTGTCCAGTATTGTCAGTTGGTTACTACAACTCAGAAGTTGAAGGACTAGATGAAAATACAAAATTCATGGAGCAAATATCTGCTGGGGCACCCATTCCCTTAGTCCAAATTAAAATTATAGATCCGGCTACTGGAAAAGAAAAGGAGACTGGCAAGATAGGGGAAATAGTAGTTAGAGCACCGTGGTTAACCCAAGAGTATTATAAGGATCCAGAAAAGACTAAGGCCTTATGGAAAGGTGGATGGTTGCATACTGGTGACTTAGCCTATATGGATCAGTACGGATATATACATATAGTTGATAGAGAGAAGGATGCCATAAAGAGCGGTGGTGAATTCATTCCTTCGCTACTCTTAGAAAACGCCATATCGTTACATCCTAAGGTATCTCAAGTTGCAGTAGTTGGAGTTAAAGACGAGAAATGGGGAGAAAGGCCAGTTGCATTCATAGTTCCAAAAGAGCAAGTGTCTGAGGAGGAAATAAAGCAATTCTTACTGAAACTCGCTGAAGAGGGTAAAATCCAGAAGTGGTGGATTCCAGATAAGATCATATTCATAAGTTCTATGCCTCTAACTTCAACCAATAAGATAGATAAAAAGGTACTTAGAGACATGACACAAACTAAATAAACTATCAAGCGGTAGATTAAATTATGAGAAATGTAGCAATTATCGGGACTGGACACACCAAATTCGGAGTAAGGACAGATGTTAATTTACAAGAACTGGCATGGGAAGCTGTTAAACAAGCGTTAGAGGAGGCAAATCTAGAACAAAACGAGATCCAATACTTCGTAGTTGGCAATGTAGGGAATTGGAGTTCAGAAGAATTACCAGCAGTAATCGTAGGGGAATATTGTAACCTAACACCAAAAGGGACCATGAGAGTTGAGGCAGCGTGTTCTACTGGAAGTGCAGCTATAAGAGATGCATATCTGGCAATTAAATCTGGTGAAGTTGATATCGCATTAGTCGTGGGAGTAGAGCAAATGCATCAAGCACCTAATCCTCAAGTAGTTGAACTAATTGGTAGAGCTGGAGGTTATTTCTGGGAATTTGAGAACTTCGGACTAACCTTCCCGGGGTATTATGCACTTCACGCCTCAGCGTATATGGCTAAGTATGGTATGAAGGAGGAAGATTTAGGAAAGATTGCAATTAAGAATCATTATTATGGGGCTAGAAACCCTTATGCGCAATTTCAAAAGGAAATAACCATGGAGGAATATTTGAAGTCTAAACCAGTTGCTTATCCATTAAAGCTTTTGGACTCTTCTCCAATTACTGATGGTGCTGCTGCAATAGTTTTAGCATCTGAGGAAGTTGCTAGAAAGATAACTGATTCTCCCGTATGGATAGTATCACAAGGAGTTGCTAGTGGTACTGCAAACTTGAGTAGGAGAACTGACTTCACACATATAGAAGCAGCGCAGATTGCTGCACAACAGGCATATAAGAAAGCTGGAATAGAATTCGATAACGCGTGGAAGAACTTCGACGTAGCAGATGTACACGACTGCTTCACAATAGCGGAAATAATGGCATATGAAGATTTGGGATTTGCAAAAAGAGGTGAGGGGTATCTATTGGCAAGAGAAGAACAAACATATATCGGTGGAAAAATACCAGTAAACGTTGATGGAGGGTTAAAAGCAAAAGGGCATCCAATAGGGGCAACTGGAGTAAGCATGGCAGTCTCAATAGCTCGACAATTGCTATACAGAGCCCATAAGGGAACACAAGTAGAGGTAAGAAACGGAATGGGGATAACGCATAACGTAGGAGGAACTGGTCATTACGCATACGTAACAATATACTCAACTAGGAGGCCATCTAAATGAGTTTAAACGAAATAAGAGATAAGATGCAAAAGGAAATCTCGCAATCTTTGACAATACTTGATAATGTAATAAAGACCACAAAATTGCCAATAGTGAATGAACAAAAGACTAATAACCCTCTCTGGATAGACGTAAGGGAAATAGACTTAAGGTATCAGGTTCCAGTTAAAAAGATAATCAAGTTCTTTGAAGGATTAAGGGAAGGTAAAGTTCTAGCCACGAAATGCCCCAAATGTGGTTCAGTATATTTTCCCCCTCAGGATGACTGTCCAAAGTGTAAAATCTCCAATTTAGATTGGATCGAAATGCCTAAGGAAGGCGAAATCGTAGCGTATACTATAATTAACGTTAAACCTCCGTCCTTCTCACACTATCAAGATTACGTAGTTGGCATAGCTAGAATGAGTAATGGGGTAAATGTTCTAAGCTGGGTAAGGGCTAAAGAAGTTAAAGTTGGAATGAAAGTTAGACTCGAAGTTGTGGAGAGGAAACCAGAAGGTTATCTGACTTATGAATTAGTGCCAATGGGCTGAAGTTTCATGATAAGAAGCGTTTTAGTTATTGGATCAGGTACAATGGGGCATGGAATTGCAGAAGTTTCAGCTATTGCTGGATATAATGTTTACTTGAGTGATATTTCAAAAGATATACTGGATAATGCAATGCAGAAAATTAGATGGAGTTTAGAAAAGTTATATGAAAAGGGTAACTTAAAGGAAAGTGTAGAAAACGTTTTGGGAAGAATTAAGACTATAATAGGGTTGCCAAATGAGTTAAGAGAAATAGACATCTCGATAGAAGCAATTCCAGAGAAATTGGATTTAAAGAGGCAACTATTTTCTAAGCTTGAAGAACTCTTACCTAACAGCGCAATACTAGCTACTAATACTAGTAGCTTACCAATTACGGAAATTGCCATGGCTGTAAAAAGGCAAGAAAGGGTTATAGGAACGCACTTCTTTAATCCCCCAGTGTTAATGCAGTTAGTGGAGATAATAAGGGGAAGTAAAACTTCTGACGAGACAGTTAAACAGACTTATGAGTTTATTAAATCCCTCGGAAAGAGACCAATAATAGTTAATAAGGACGTACCTGGTTTTGTCGTAAATAGGATATTATTAAGAATAATCACCACAGCTTGCATGTTGATCGAAAATGGAGTTTGTGATTACACTACAGTTGACGCAGTTGCTAGATATAAGTTAGGATTTCCGATGGGAGTTTTTGAGCTTGTAGATTATACTGGAGTAGATGTTAACTATTACGTAAGTTCTGCAATGATTGAAAGAGGATTTAAGGCCTATCCATGCAGGACATTAGAGGAGATGAGCAAAAAGGGATATCTTGGTGTAAAGACTGGAAAAGGCTTCTATACTTATCCATCAAATAAGTACATCAAGCCTAATTTACCTCCACAACTCGCTGAGAAGTTAAATCCATTGTACATAATTGCCCCCGCAATAATTGAGGCAAATTGGATGGTTAAAAACGGAGTTGCAAGTAGGGAAGATATTGATCTGGGTGTCAGATTAGGACTAAGTTTTCCTAAAGGTATTTTCGATTACGAAAGAGAGTACGGAAGAGAAAACGTAGTTAAAGCCTTAGAGGAGTTGAAGAAGATTTCAAATATGGAAGAGTATTTATCCGAATAAAAAAGCTAAATTTTTTTAACGAATTCGCAATATATTTCTCTGAAGCCCATTTTTCTATAAAATGAGATCGCTATTAAATTTCTAGATGGAAATTCAGCTCCTATTATTTCTATTCCTTTATTTTTCAACTCATTTATTATGAAATTTACTATCTCGTTACCTACTCCCTGCCTTCTATACGAAGGATGTACGTAAAATTCCCTAATTAATGCTTCTTTTTCCGGTACGTAAAATAGCCTATCTATTATTAAGACCCTTGCTGCTCCAACTACCCTACCTTGATCTTCCGCAACCACTATCATCTCATTTGTATCTTCGAGACTTTTCTCTAACACCTTGTTAATTCTTTCCTCCAGGTTTTCTGGTGTCAATAGTAGAGGATCAAACTCACTATTTAATCTATACATTCTACTGAAAAAATCTATTAAAGTTTTGACGTCCTCTCTAGAAGCCCTTCTTATGGTGACCATGTGGATATCACCAGATTCATTATTTTCCTAGCCCTTAATATTCTCTCCTTAGCAATCTCTCTAAACTCTTCTTTACTCTTTTTAACTCTAGCTAATCCTAATTCAACAGCCTTACTTGCGACTGCTGCAGCTTCCTCATAAAATGCCTCCCATTCGTCCATTCTAGGTATTATGTAGTTCTCATTTATCCCCTTATCCCTAGCGTATTTTGCAAGAGCCTCTGATGCGGCAATTATCATCTCGTCTGTTATCGCCTTAGCCCTACTATCTAAAACTCCTCTAAATATTGCTGGAAATATTAAGGAGTTATTTACTTGATTAGGAAAATCGCTCCTGCCTGTTGCAACAATTTTCGCTCCAGCCTCCTTAGCTTCTTGTGGCCATATCTCCGGAACTGGATTAGCTAAGGCAAAGACTATTGCGTCCTTATTCATTAAACTTATCCATTCCTTCTTTATTACATTTGGGCCCGGAGTAGAGGCTGCAACTACAGCATCAGCGCCATTAAACGCATCCTTTATTTCTTTAGCTTCCCATTTATTTGTTTTTATAGCTAATTCATACTTCCATTTATGATATAACATTAAGTGATCAACATCTTCTCTATCAGCATACAGCGGGCCCTTGCTATCAATCATTACCATGTTTTCATATTTGAAACCATATTTAGCTAAAATTCTAGCGGCTGCAATATTTGATGCTCCAGCACCGTAGAATACTACTTTACTTTCCTTAGGGTCCTTATTGGTTAAGATCATTGCGTTAATCAACCCAGCTAGGATAGCCGCTGCAGTACCTTGTTGATCATCATGCCACACTGGAATATTTAATATTGATTGTAGTTTTTCTAGAATATAGAAACATTTTGGTGACTCAATGTCTTCAAGATTAATTCCACCAAAAGACGTTTCTAAGGCCTTTACAACATTTGTGAACTCATCTGCATTCTTAACATTAATTGGTAAAGGTACTGCATCAACGCCTCCCAAGTATTTGAATAATAATGCCTTCCCTTCCATTACCGGCATTGCAGCTGTTGGACCAATATTTCCCAAACCCAAAACTCTTGTTCCATCTGTTACTACTGCTATTGTGTTCCATCTGCTAGTTAACTCAAAACTTTTGTCCGGATCCTTATAAATTGCCTTGGATACTTCAGCCACACCTGGAGTATAAATAAGTGCGAAATCGTTATAAGAGGTAATGGGAATTTTCGGATATATCTCGATTTTTCCTTCGTACTTCCTTGACAATTCTACAGGATCAACCATGAAAAAATATATCATAAAACAAATTTATAAATGAATACGCTCACTTTTGTTAGGTAACTTTAAAGTTTACTCCCAAATGGTTAGTGTGTGAAAATATTAAAATACCTATTACCTTATGTAATGGTAACGTCATTTAACTACTACTTTGCAAAGGATGCAATAACGTTTTCATCCCCAATCTCTTTCAATCTCATTAGGTATGTTATATCTTCTATTATATTTTTGTCAATTAGTAGAGGAAAAATAATCTTTAACAGAGATGTGATACAATTGGCAGTTTTCACTACAGTATCATCATTATTATGGGCCTACGGCTTAATTTACGTTAGCCCAGCTGAGTCAGCAGTCCTAAGCTATACAATGCCCTTGTTTTCAATACCTATTTCCTTATTTATATTATTAGAAAGACCTACACTACTTGAGATTGTTGGAGTAATTATAGGTTTCTCAGGGGTAATCTTATACGGTTTACCACTAGTTCACGGCCTTACGCTATTTGGATCAATTCTAACAATTATTAATGCCTTATTTTGGGGATTATTTACGGTTTACTACAGAAAATTAAGGGAATACGATTCTATAACAGTGAATGTGAGCCAATTTACGATAGGAAGTATAATTCTAGCATTGCTACTCCCAATCGACTATAACATCGATACAAACCAAGAATTTTATGTGGGCATTGCATATACATCAACTTTAGGTGGTGCCATTTCATTCTTCCTTTGGAACATGATGGTTAAGGTGGAGAAGATACCTAAGGTTACAGTTCTTAGTTTCTCAGTGCCTATTCTAACCACTCTTGTGGAGTATCTACTGTTTCACGTTATACCTTTTCCTATACAATTGTTCGGAATTTTCTTGATGTTTTTGGGAATTTTAATCTCCAGATCAAGAACATTATTAAGTTAAACTTTTTAATGTGACTTTAAAAAATAAAAGTATGGCAAAAGTCCTCTTCTTAATAATGTCTGGAGACGAGAAGTTCGATTTAGCAATGAGGATGGCTTATAACTCAGTTAAAAATAAGAGATATGAAGACGTTAAAGTTATATACTTCGGACCAAGTCAGAAGAAATTAACGCAATTAGATGGGGATATGAAGAACATGTTCCAAGAACTACTTCAAAACAAAATTATAGATTCAGCTTGCATAGGAGTTGCACAAGCAATGAACATAAAGCCTCATTTAGAGAATTTAGGAGTGTCATTATTACCAGCTGGTGAGAGAGTATCCTATTACGTTAATCAAGGCTATGAGGTAATAACATTTTGAACATATGGTTAGCAGGTGCTGGAATAGCAATTTTACAAACACTTATAGGAAATATAATCGTTTTTTATAACTATCCTTCTCTATTGTTACTTCACGTGTTAGTTGCCATTGTACTTTTAGCAATAACGAGCTATGGTTATTTTAAGGTAAAACTACCAGTAGAAAAGAGAATTCTTGCCGGAAATATTGGATTAATTGTGATTACTGGTGCATTAGGTTATCTATATACGGGAGTGTTCTCATGCAGTCATCTTATTCGATATATTATAGTAAAATTATATCAGATTATCTCTAATATACTGTACTGCCCTCAAGTAGATCTCGTTTAAGGGCGTTATCTCTCTTGAGAACACGTGAGGATACATAACGTTCAACAAGGCTAAACTGTAATCCACCATCCTCTGACTCCTATTAACCCTAGTATCCCTAGCTAACCTTGCAAGATGAGACCTACACCAAGAATTATGGCTCTCCACAATGTAAGTGTACCTCTTGCTCGCCACGCGTTTATCAAGAACTTGATAAACACAGTAGTGATCAGTATAATTTACCCCACTCCTAGGTAACCAGCTCAAGAGGAGACGGAAAGTCCCATAACTCTATCCCCAAACTCGTAAAAAGGTACCCCATCAGAAAGAGCAGTCCAAATCCAGAGATCCGCTCTAACCTTCCCATGCCTAACACGAAGATAAGTCCAGAACTCGTCAAACACTGTAGACTTGGCCACGAAACTCTTGAGTTGCCCCCTCAATATTATTAAGCTCGTGAAGGCCTTTGCTCCAATCCTCTTCACTAGGCTGTAGTTAATGGCTTTCCCTCAACTCTTGATATTGCCCTCATGCTCATCCTGTTCAAGTACTCCTTTAAGATTCTCTCCCTTTGTTCCTTATTCATTCTGTGTTTCAACGTGTTGTAAAACGTTCTTCCACACGCTTTACACTTGTATTTTTCTTTCCCTCTAGATGAGCCGTTCTTGACTACCCTATTCGAGTTGCATGATGGGCATGTTGGTCTCTTCTCCTCCCTATTTCCTCAAGTAGTAGTATAGTGTTGATGGTGGGATTCCTATTTTCGTGATCTGAACTCCCAAGGAGTATGCTAACGCTAGTGCAATATCCTTTAGCTCGTACTTTCTTTTAAGATTTAAATTTCTTAAAATCAAAAGTATTAGTTGTGCGA of Sulfolobus sp. E5-1-F contains these proteins:
- a CDS encoding DMT family transporter, producing the protein MKILKYLLPYVMVTSFNYYFAKDAITFSSPISFNLIRYVISSIIFLSISRGKIIFNRDVIQLAVFTTVSSLLWAYGLIYVSPAESAVLSYTMPLFSIPISLFILLERPTLLEIVGVIIGFSGVILYGLPLVHGLTLFGSILTIINALFWGLFTVYYRKLREYDSITVNVSQFTIGSIILALLLPIDYNIDTNQEFYVGIAYTSTLGGAISFFLWNMMVKVEKIPKVTVLSFSVPILTTLVEYLLFHVIPFPIQLFGIFLMFLGILISRSRTLLS
- a CDS encoding NAD(P)-dependent malic enzyme: MVDPVELSRKYEGKIEIYPKIPITSYNDFALIYTPGVAEVSKAIYKDPDKSFELTSRWNTIAVVTDGTRVLGLGNIGPTAAMPVMEGKALLFKYLGGVDAVPLPINVKNADEFTNVVKALETSFGGINLEDIESPKCFYILEKLQSILNIPVWHDDQQGTAAAILAGLINAMILTNKDPKESKVVFYGAGASNIAAARILAKYGFKYENMVMIDSKGPLYADREDVDHLMLYHKWKYELAIKTNKWEAKEIKDAFNGADAVVAASTPGPNVIKKEWISLMNKDAIVFALANPVPEIWPQEAKEAGAKIVATGRSDFPNQVNNSLIFPAIFRGVLDSRAKAITDEMIIAASEALAKYARDKGINENYIIPRMDEWEAFYEEAAAVASKAVELGLARVKKSKEEFREIAKERILRARKIMNLVISTWSP